One Thunnus maccoyii chromosome 14, fThuMac1.1, whole genome shotgun sequence genomic window carries:
- the usp54a gene encoding inactive ubiquitin carboxyl-terminal hydrolase 54a isoform X1, protein MSWKRNYFASGSGGSDVAAGGVGGGGGGMPGMLTPRTMTSIAPSKGLSNEPGQNSCFLNSALQVLWHLDIFRRSFRQLTTHKCMEDSCIFCALKSIFAQFQYSSEKVLPSDALRSALAKTFQDEQRFQLGIMDDAAECFENILMRIHFHIADETKEDICTARHCIPHQKFAMTLFEQCVCSSCGASSDPLPFIQMVHYISTTSLCNQAVKMLETREKATPGMFGELLRNASMGDLRSCPSQCGQQLRMARVLLNSPEIITIGLVWDSDHSDLAEDVIHTLGTCLRLGDLFYRVTEEKARQSELYLVGMVCYYGKHYSTFFFQTKIRRWMYFDDAHVKEIGPKWKDVVSRCIKGHYQPLLLLYADPRGTPVSAQDLPPRLDLHHLNKACYDSEDSGREPSISSDTRTDSSTESYSYRQPSHSHHESLASHYSSDSQGTVICIEHPDRPLHASLCSLDTVGHVTDAEQHQSLRRGGGARDRRRSSSRLRRSKADNEASSAGYHSEGETLKEQQVPRQLPKPSSSFSSSTSRLRDFKETMSNIIHSRALSSSSSSSLPAAVLSSEITSSSSSSSNNHHHPAAAAAAAAAASSSSSKPHDWEADSTSSESKSSSSGGTGGRYRPAWRPRREVLNIDSIFSRERRRQAGYSPLEASLPDDCGAPPAEGADASSSSAAQEEATSVRQGSSWTLPTSSHRAGGLRTGGADLPPPPPPPPRLIQRMESGYESSERNSSSPVSLDLNLNLNLNLGDRECVAKKPSSSSSSSSGPSWRNIRSKSSGALLQEINSSCRGSLGTTHLSVCDSAYDQSCFSPAAPPAGRSELDELQEEVLRRAREEEQQRRQEKEREAALGFNPRPSKYMDLDQLQIQGKGDSFERCVSEAELLLDQSVRLEQAGEVAAALSAVNEAVSKLRPAAAEGGASSHSRLQRCMRRARSLQQRMQLQQQQDSEAGSSQPELQQEEGQQLPEQPSEKPLSLPVLLTDRLGDQSAARQDQQDPPLSPCHVKPHPPKTSSASDSASHAAAPTGSPGEDSRVRGPCSRIGKPLANARSLPALCVDTWEQSPLEDMAPPPPPEEAELHTQWTRTSSQAPPPSTSYSRTPSPVDRCHLMEVESYYARHPQTTPPVSSSTPRVAPSPPTYPTRNWSCLHPDPPDAVDSPVDPPISSPLYPPPDSTSDLPAASRPGRTASPPPSQDYRAALPVERWAENVNRYYGSQNATGGGAEHGEELSELDSLYQASLLAPSMHRGSRGVSPQPTSNKAGVGVRRMLSGSGRSKTPTAEIERHAYRTPVTPLHKPSGEDESYSAENLRRIARSLSGTVIGSRAQNLGPSHSCDPSVSRPPLRHSDLRSSFSTLPRRPSTSSLHLPSASSTSFTTDHSHHHLLLLQQHHHHQPRHHGPSAPAPPPQHPPPQTSRPPSSGPSSWGHSGAGVQQQFLVVSDRHQSASGGEGLHSVAMNYGTLPRAPRRAPHPSSFSSTSSLPRPRAGSSPAPPPAPPQSLYATLTHPRRPAATNSHYRQPSLPSKVNGAAHLPPSRHPAPPLRVPGESPAQPLRLDVPPESDWRRDADYRTVSSTWDLRSTRHHQSLQRTDSHQPPLARQRRSPQLCSLCQQLPAQPSRPYCPSCGAYVARFRPAS, encoded by the exons GTCCTGTGGCACCTCGATATCTTCCGTCGAAGTTTCCGTCAGCTGACGACTCACAAGTGCATGGAGGACTCGTGCATCTTCTGCGCTCTGAAG agTATCTTCGCTCAGTTTCAGTACAGCAGCGAGAAAGTTTTACCGTCCGACGCTCTTCGCAGCGCGCTCGCCAAAACCTTCCAGGACGAGCAGCGGTTTCAGCTCGGCATCATGGACGACGCCGCAGAGTGCTTC GAAAACATCCTGATGAGGATTCACTTCCACATCGCAGACGAGACCAAAGAAGACATCTGCACGGCCAGACACTGCATCCCCCACCAGAAGTTCGCCATGACGCTCTTTGAACAG tgtgtgtgcagcagctgtGGAGCATCTTCAGACCCTCTGCCCTTCATTCAGATGGTCCACTACATCTCCACCACCTCCCTGTG tAACCAGGCTGTGAAGATGTTGGAGACGAGAGAAAAGGCGACTCCCGGCATGTTTGGGGAGCTGCTGCGAAACGCCAGCATGGGAGACCTTCGCAGCTGTCCT AGTCAGTGTGGTCAGCAGCTCAGGATGGCTCGCGTCCTCCTCAACAGTCCGGAGATCATTACCATCGGTCTGGTTTGGGACTCTGACCACTCAGACCTTGCAGAAGACGTCATACACACCCTGGGAACCTGCCTGCGCCTGGGGGAT ttgtTTTACAGGGTGACGGAGGAGAAGGCTCGTCAGTCGGAGCTCTACCTGGTCGGCATGGTGTGTTACTACGGGAAACATTATTCCACCTTCTTCTTCCAGACAAAGATCCGACGATGGATGTACTTTGACGATGCACATGTCAAGGAG ATCGGTCCCAAGTGGAAGGACGTGGTTTCGCGCTGTATCAAGGGCCACTAccagcctctgctgctgctgtacgCCGACCCGCGGGGCACGCCGGTGTCAGCGCAGGACCTGCCCCCGCGCCTCGACCTCCACCACCTCAACAAGGCCTGTTACGACAGCGAAGACTCGG GCCGTGAGCCGTCAATCTCCAGCGACACTCGCACTGATTCGTCGACGGAGAGCTACTCGTACCGACAGCCCTCCCACTCGCACCATGAGTCCCTGGCCAGTCACTACTCCTCTGACTCCCAGGGAACCGTCATCTGCATCGAACACCCCGACAGACCCCTGCACGCCTCGCTCTGCAGCCTGGATACCGTAG GCCACGTGACGGACGCTGAGCAGCACCAGTCTCTGAGGAGGGGAGGCGGGGCCAGGGATAGGAGGCGGAGCTCTAGCCGCCTCCGGCGATCTAAAGCCGACAACGAAGCCTCGTCGGCCGGTTACCACAGCGAGG gaGAGACGTTAAAGGAGCAGCAGGTTCCTCGTCAACTCCCCaaaccttcctcctccttctcctcttcaacCAGCCGCCTCCGTGACTTCAAGGAAACCATGAGCAACATCATCCACAGCCGagccctctcctcctcctcctcctcctctttaccGGCTgccgtcctctcctctgaaatcacctcctcctcctcttcctcctctaacAACCACCATCACccagccgccgccgccgccgctgctgctgctgcctcctcctcctccagtaaACCCCACGACTGGGAGGCCGACAGCACCAGCAGCGAGTCCAAATCCAGCTCCTCAGGAGGGACAGGAGGGAGGTACCGGCCGGCGTGGAGACCGCGGAGGGAGGTGCTCAACATCGACAGCATCTTCTCCCGCGAGAGGCGCAGGCAGGCCGGCTACAGCCCCCTCGAAGCCTCCCTGCCCGACGACTGCGGAGCTCCACCTGCAGAGGGAGCAgacgcctcctcctcctcagcagcCCAGGAGGAGGCGACGTCTGTCAGGCAGGGCTCCTCCTGGACTCTCCCCACCTCCAGCCACAGAGCAGGTGGACTTAGAACAGGAGGCGCGGACCtacctcctccccctcctcctcctccccggctGATCCAGAGGATGGAGAGCGGCTACGAGAGCAGCGAGAGGAACAGCAGCAGCCCCGTCAGCCTGGACCTGAACCTCAACCTCAACCTGAACCTGGGAGACAG GGAGTGTGTTGCGAAGAAGccttcgtcctcctcctcctcttcctcaggcCCATCATGGAGGAACATCAGGTCGAAGAGCAGCGGAGCTCTGCTGCAGGAGATCAACTCGTCCTGTAGGGGGAGCCTCGGTACGACACATCTGTCCGTCTGTGACTCTGCTTATGATCAGAGCTGTTTCAGTCCTGCAG CACCCCCCGCAGGCCGCAGCGAGCTGGAcgagctgcaggaggaggtgcTGAGGAGAGcgagggaggaggagcagcagcggcggcaggagaaggagagagaggcgGCACTTGGCTTCAACCCCCGACCCAGCAAGTACATGGACCTGGACCAGCTGCAGATccaag gtAAAGGTGACAGTTTCGAGCGGTGTGTGTCAGAGGCGGAGCTCCTGCTGGACCAATCGGTGCGTCTGGAGCAGGCGGGCGAGGTCGCCGCAGCGCTGTCGGCGGTCAACGAAGCAGTCT CTAAACTGCGGCCGGCGGCGGCTGAGGGCGGAGCCAGTAGTCACAGCCGGCTGCAGCGCTGCATGAGGAGAGCCCGCAGCCTGCAGCAACGCATgcaactgcagcagcagcaggactcCGAGGCAGGCAGCTCGCAACCAGAGCTACAGCAGGAGGAGGGGCAACAGCTCCCGGAACAGCCCAG tgaaAAGCCTCTCTCGCTCCCAGTACTTCTGACGGACAGACTCGGCGACCAATCAGCCGCCAGGCAGGACCAGCAGGACCCGCCTCTTTCTCCCTGCCATGTTAAGCCCCACCCTCCCAAAACAAGCTCAGCGTCTGACTCCGCCTCCCACGCCGCGGCCCCTACAGGTTCACCTGGGGAGGACAGCAGGGTCCGGGGCCCCTGCTCTCGCATCGGGAAACCCCTCGCCAACGCCAGGTCCCTCCCTGCTCTGTGTGTGGACACCTGGGAGCAAAGCCCCTTGGAAGACATggctccacctcctccacctgaGGAGGCGGAGCTCCATACCCAGTGGACCAGAACATCATCACAGGCCCCGCCCCCATCCACATCGTACTCCAGAACCCCGTCTCCTGTCGACAGGTGTCACCTGATGGAGGTGGAGTCATATTACGCCAGACACCCACAGACCACGCCCCCTGTATCTAGCTCCACCCCCAGGGTCGCCCCGTCCCCTCCCACCTACCCAACCAGGAACTGGTCTTGTTTACACCCGGACCCACCTGATGCTGTTGATTCTCCCGTCGACCCACCAATCAGCTCGCCGCTTTACCCCCCTCCGGACTCCACCTCCGACCTGCCAGCTGCGAGCCGGCCGGGTCGCACCGCCTCGCCGCCCCCCAGCCAGGACTACAGAGCGGCCCTGCCTGTGGAGCGCTGGGCGGAGAACGTCAACAGATACTACGGCTCCCAGAATGCAACAGGAGGAGGGGCGGAGCACGGCGAGGAGCTGTCGGAGCTGGACTCTCTGTATCAGGCCAGTCTGCTGGCTCCCAGCATGCACCGGGGCAGCCGCGGAGTCAGCCCTCAGCCAACCAGCAACAAAGCAG gtgtaggTGTGAGGAGAATGCTGTCAGGATCTGGACGGTCCAAAACCCCGACGGCGGAGATAGAGAGACACGCCTACAGAACACCTGTCACACCGCTGCAtaag CCGTCAGGTGAAGACGAGAGCTACAGCGCAGAAAACCTGCGACGCATCGCCCGTAGTCTGAGTGGAACCGTCATCGGGTCTCGAGCCCAAAACCTCGGCCCCTCCCACAGCTGT GACCCCTCTGTATCCAGGCCCCCCCTCAGACACTCCGACCTTCGCTCCTCGTTCTCCACCCTCCCCCGTCGCCCCAGCACCTCCTCCCTGCACCtcccctctgcctcctccacctccttcacCACAGATCactcccaccaccacctcctcctcctccaacaacaccaccaccaccaaccccGTCACCACGGCCCCTCAGCTCCTGCACCTCCTCCACAGCACCCTCCCCCGCAGACATCACGGCCCCCCAGCTCGGGCCCCTCCTCCTGGGGACACTCAG gaGCGGGTGTCCAGCAGCAGTTTCTGGTTGTGTCTGACAGGCATCAGAGTGCGTCAGGAGGTGAAGGCCTCCACAGCGTCGCGATGAATTACGGCACTCTGCCTCGGGCTCCCCGCAGAGCTCCAcatccctcctccttctcctccacctcctccctccccagGCCCAGAGCCGGCTCCTCCCCCGCCCCCCCGCCGGCACCGCCACAGAGTCTCTACGCCACCCTGACGCACCCCCGCCGCCCCGCCGCCACTAACAGTCACTACCGCCAACCGTCGCTGCCCAGTAAAGTCAACGGCGCCGCTCACCTGCCGCCGTCCCGCCACCCTGCCCCCCCCCTCAGGGTGCCGGGGGAAAGCCCCGCCCAGCCGCTCCGCCTGGACGTGCCCCCTGAGAGCGACTGGCGGCGCGACGCCGACTACAGGACTGTCAGCTCCACCTGGGACCTCCGCTCCACCCGCCACCACCAGTCCCTCCAGAGGACCGACTCCCACCAGCCCCCCCTCGCCCGGCAACGCAGGTCCCCCCAGCTCTGCTCGCTGTGCCAGCAGCTTCCTGCGCAGCCGTCACGCCCGTACTGCCCATCCTGTGGCGCCTACGTGGCTCGATTCCGCCCCGCCAGCTGA
- the usp54a gene encoding inactive ubiquitin carboxyl-terminal hydrolase 54a isoform X3, with the protein MSWKRNYFASGSGGSDVAAGGVGGGGGGMPGMLTPRTMTSIAPSKGLSNEPGQNSCFLNSALQVLWHLDIFRRSFRQLTTHKCMEDSCIFCALKSIFAQFQYSSEKVLPSDALRSALAKTFQDEQRFQLGIMDDAAECFENILMRIHFHIADETKEDICTARHCIPHQKFAMTLFEQCVCSSCGASSDPLPFIQMVHYISTTSLCNQAVKMLETREKATPGMFGELLRNASMGDLRSCPSQCGQQLRMARVLLNSPEIITIGLVWDSDHSDLAEDVIHTLGTCLRLGDLFYRVTEEKARQSELYLVGMVCYYGKHYSTFFFQTKIRRWMYFDDAHVKEIGPKWKDVVSRCIKGHYQPLLLLYADPRGTPVSAQDLPPRLDLHHLNKACYDSEDSGREPSISSDTRTDSSTESYSYRQPSHSHHESLASHYSSDSQGTVICIEHPDRPLHASLCSLDTVGETLKEQQVPRQLPKPSSSFSSSTSRLRDFKETMSNIIHSRALSSSSSSSLPAAVLSSEITSSSSSSSNNHHHPAAAAAAAAAASSSSSKPHDWEADSTSSESKSSSSGGTGGRYRPAWRPRREVLNIDSIFSRERRRQAGYSPLEASLPDDCGAPPAEGADASSSSAAQEEATSVRQGSSWTLPTSSHRAGGLRTGGADLPPPPPPPPRLIQRMESGYESSERNSSSPVSLDLNLNLNLNLGDRECVAKKPSSSSSSSSGPSWRNIRSKSSGALLQEINSSCRGSLGTTHLSVCDSAYDQSCFSPAAPPAGRSELDELQEEVLRRAREEEQQRRQEKEREAALGFNPRPSKYMDLDQLQIQGKGDSFERCVSEAELLLDQSVRLEQAGEVAAALSAVNEAVSKLRPAAAEGGASSHSRLQRCMRRARSLQQRMQLQQQQDSEAGSSQPELQQEEGQQLPEQPSEKPLSLPVLLTDRLGDQSAARQDQQDPPLSPCHVKPHPPKTSSASDSASHAAAPTGSPGEDSRVRGPCSRIGKPLANARSLPALCVDTWEQSPLEDMAPPPPPEEAELHTQWTRTSSQAPPPSTSYSRTPSPVDRCHLMEVESYYARHPQTTPPVSSSTPRVAPSPPTYPTRNWSCLHPDPPDAVDSPVDPPISSPLYPPPDSTSDLPAASRPGRTASPPPSQDYRAALPVERWAENVNRYYGSQNATGGGAEHGEELSELDSLYQASLLAPSMHRGSRGVSPQPTSNKAGVGVRRMLSGSGRSKTPTAEIERHAYRTPVTPLHKPSGEDESYSAENLRRIARSLSGTVIGSRAQNLGPSHSCDPSVSRPPLRHSDLRSSFSTLPRRPSTSSLHLPSASSTSFTTDHSHHHLLLLQQHHHHQPRHHGPSAPAPPPQHPPPQTSRPPSSGPSSWGHSGAGVQQQFLVVSDRHQSASGGEGLHSVAMNYGTLPRAPRRAPHPSSFSSTSSLPRPRAGSSPAPPPAPPQSLYATLTHPRRPAATNSHYRQPSLPSKVNGAAHLPPSRHPAPPLRVPGESPAQPLRLDVPPESDWRRDADYRTVSSTWDLRSTRHHQSLQRTDSHQPPLARQRRSPQLCSLCQQLPAQPSRPYCPSCGAYVARFRPAS; encoded by the exons GTCCTGTGGCACCTCGATATCTTCCGTCGAAGTTTCCGTCAGCTGACGACTCACAAGTGCATGGAGGACTCGTGCATCTTCTGCGCTCTGAAG agTATCTTCGCTCAGTTTCAGTACAGCAGCGAGAAAGTTTTACCGTCCGACGCTCTTCGCAGCGCGCTCGCCAAAACCTTCCAGGACGAGCAGCGGTTTCAGCTCGGCATCATGGACGACGCCGCAGAGTGCTTC GAAAACATCCTGATGAGGATTCACTTCCACATCGCAGACGAGACCAAAGAAGACATCTGCACGGCCAGACACTGCATCCCCCACCAGAAGTTCGCCATGACGCTCTTTGAACAG tgtgtgtgcagcagctgtGGAGCATCTTCAGACCCTCTGCCCTTCATTCAGATGGTCCACTACATCTCCACCACCTCCCTGTG tAACCAGGCTGTGAAGATGTTGGAGACGAGAGAAAAGGCGACTCCCGGCATGTTTGGGGAGCTGCTGCGAAACGCCAGCATGGGAGACCTTCGCAGCTGTCCT AGTCAGTGTGGTCAGCAGCTCAGGATGGCTCGCGTCCTCCTCAACAGTCCGGAGATCATTACCATCGGTCTGGTTTGGGACTCTGACCACTCAGACCTTGCAGAAGACGTCATACACACCCTGGGAACCTGCCTGCGCCTGGGGGAT ttgtTTTACAGGGTGACGGAGGAGAAGGCTCGTCAGTCGGAGCTCTACCTGGTCGGCATGGTGTGTTACTACGGGAAACATTATTCCACCTTCTTCTTCCAGACAAAGATCCGACGATGGATGTACTTTGACGATGCACATGTCAAGGAG ATCGGTCCCAAGTGGAAGGACGTGGTTTCGCGCTGTATCAAGGGCCACTAccagcctctgctgctgctgtacgCCGACCCGCGGGGCACGCCGGTGTCAGCGCAGGACCTGCCCCCGCGCCTCGACCTCCACCACCTCAACAAGGCCTGTTACGACAGCGAAGACTCGG GCCGTGAGCCGTCAATCTCCAGCGACACTCGCACTGATTCGTCGACGGAGAGCTACTCGTACCGACAGCCCTCCCACTCGCACCATGAGTCCCTGGCCAGTCACTACTCCTCTGACTCCCAGGGAACCGTCATCTGCATCGAACACCCCGACAGACCCCTGCACGCCTCGCTCTGCAGCCTGGATACCGTAG gaGAGACGTTAAAGGAGCAGCAGGTTCCTCGTCAACTCCCCaaaccttcctcctccttctcctcttcaacCAGCCGCCTCCGTGACTTCAAGGAAACCATGAGCAACATCATCCACAGCCGagccctctcctcctcctcctcctcctctttaccGGCTgccgtcctctcctctgaaatcacctcctcctcctcttcctcctctaacAACCACCATCACccagccgccgccgccgccgctgctgctgctgcctcctcctcctccagtaaACCCCACGACTGGGAGGCCGACAGCACCAGCAGCGAGTCCAAATCCAGCTCCTCAGGAGGGACAGGAGGGAGGTACCGGCCGGCGTGGAGACCGCGGAGGGAGGTGCTCAACATCGACAGCATCTTCTCCCGCGAGAGGCGCAGGCAGGCCGGCTACAGCCCCCTCGAAGCCTCCCTGCCCGACGACTGCGGAGCTCCACCTGCAGAGGGAGCAgacgcctcctcctcctcagcagcCCAGGAGGAGGCGACGTCTGTCAGGCAGGGCTCCTCCTGGACTCTCCCCACCTCCAGCCACAGAGCAGGTGGACTTAGAACAGGAGGCGCGGACCtacctcctccccctcctcctcctccccggctGATCCAGAGGATGGAGAGCGGCTACGAGAGCAGCGAGAGGAACAGCAGCAGCCCCGTCAGCCTGGACCTGAACCTCAACCTCAACCTGAACCTGGGAGACAG GGAGTGTGTTGCGAAGAAGccttcgtcctcctcctcctcttcctcaggcCCATCATGGAGGAACATCAGGTCGAAGAGCAGCGGAGCTCTGCTGCAGGAGATCAACTCGTCCTGTAGGGGGAGCCTCGGTACGACACATCTGTCCGTCTGTGACTCTGCTTATGATCAGAGCTGTTTCAGTCCTGCAG CACCCCCCGCAGGCCGCAGCGAGCTGGAcgagctgcaggaggaggtgcTGAGGAGAGcgagggaggaggagcagcagcggcggcaggagaaggagagagaggcgGCACTTGGCTTCAACCCCCGACCCAGCAAGTACATGGACCTGGACCAGCTGCAGATccaag gtAAAGGTGACAGTTTCGAGCGGTGTGTGTCAGAGGCGGAGCTCCTGCTGGACCAATCGGTGCGTCTGGAGCAGGCGGGCGAGGTCGCCGCAGCGCTGTCGGCGGTCAACGAAGCAGTCT CTAAACTGCGGCCGGCGGCGGCTGAGGGCGGAGCCAGTAGTCACAGCCGGCTGCAGCGCTGCATGAGGAGAGCCCGCAGCCTGCAGCAACGCATgcaactgcagcagcagcaggactcCGAGGCAGGCAGCTCGCAACCAGAGCTACAGCAGGAGGAGGGGCAACAGCTCCCGGAACAGCCCAG tgaaAAGCCTCTCTCGCTCCCAGTACTTCTGACGGACAGACTCGGCGACCAATCAGCCGCCAGGCAGGACCAGCAGGACCCGCCTCTTTCTCCCTGCCATGTTAAGCCCCACCCTCCCAAAACAAGCTCAGCGTCTGACTCCGCCTCCCACGCCGCGGCCCCTACAGGTTCACCTGGGGAGGACAGCAGGGTCCGGGGCCCCTGCTCTCGCATCGGGAAACCCCTCGCCAACGCCAGGTCCCTCCCTGCTCTGTGTGTGGACACCTGGGAGCAAAGCCCCTTGGAAGACATggctccacctcctccacctgaGGAGGCGGAGCTCCATACCCAGTGGACCAGAACATCATCACAGGCCCCGCCCCCATCCACATCGTACTCCAGAACCCCGTCTCCTGTCGACAGGTGTCACCTGATGGAGGTGGAGTCATATTACGCCAGACACCCACAGACCACGCCCCCTGTATCTAGCTCCACCCCCAGGGTCGCCCCGTCCCCTCCCACCTACCCAACCAGGAACTGGTCTTGTTTACACCCGGACCCACCTGATGCTGTTGATTCTCCCGTCGACCCACCAATCAGCTCGCCGCTTTACCCCCCTCCGGACTCCACCTCCGACCTGCCAGCTGCGAGCCGGCCGGGTCGCACCGCCTCGCCGCCCCCCAGCCAGGACTACAGAGCGGCCCTGCCTGTGGAGCGCTGGGCGGAGAACGTCAACAGATACTACGGCTCCCAGAATGCAACAGGAGGAGGGGCGGAGCACGGCGAGGAGCTGTCGGAGCTGGACTCTCTGTATCAGGCCAGTCTGCTGGCTCCCAGCATGCACCGGGGCAGCCGCGGAGTCAGCCCTCAGCCAACCAGCAACAAAGCAG gtgtaggTGTGAGGAGAATGCTGTCAGGATCTGGACGGTCCAAAACCCCGACGGCGGAGATAGAGAGACACGCCTACAGAACACCTGTCACACCGCTGCAtaag CCGTCAGGTGAAGACGAGAGCTACAGCGCAGAAAACCTGCGACGCATCGCCCGTAGTCTGAGTGGAACCGTCATCGGGTCTCGAGCCCAAAACCTCGGCCCCTCCCACAGCTGT GACCCCTCTGTATCCAGGCCCCCCCTCAGACACTCCGACCTTCGCTCCTCGTTCTCCACCCTCCCCCGTCGCCCCAGCACCTCCTCCCTGCACCtcccctctgcctcctccacctccttcacCACAGATCactcccaccaccacctcctcctcctccaacaacaccaccaccaccaaccccGTCACCACGGCCCCTCAGCTCCTGCACCTCCTCCACAGCACCCTCCCCCGCAGACATCACGGCCCCCCAGCTCGGGCCCCTCCTCCTGGGGACACTCAG gaGCGGGTGTCCAGCAGCAGTTTCTGGTTGTGTCTGACAGGCATCAGAGTGCGTCAGGAGGTGAAGGCCTCCACAGCGTCGCGATGAATTACGGCACTCTGCCTCGGGCTCCCCGCAGAGCTCCAcatccctcctccttctcctccacctcctccctccccagGCCCAGAGCCGGCTCCTCCCCCGCCCCCCCGCCGGCACCGCCACAGAGTCTCTACGCCACCCTGACGCACCCCCGCCGCCCCGCCGCCACTAACAGTCACTACCGCCAACCGTCGCTGCCCAGTAAAGTCAACGGCGCCGCTCACCTGCCGCCGTCCCGCCACCCTGCCCCCCCCCTCAGGGTGCCGGGGGAAAGCCCCGCCCAGCCGCTCCGCCTGGACGTGCCCCCTGAGAGCGACTGGCGGCGCGACGCCGACTACAGGACTGTCAGCTCCACCTGGGACCTCCGCTCCACCCGCCACCACCAGTCCCTCCAGAGGACCGACTCCCACCAGCCCCCCCTCGCCCGGCAACGCAGGTCCCCCCAGCTCTGCTCGCTGTGCCAGCAGCTTCCTGCGCAGCCGTCACGCCCGTACTGCCCATCCTGTGGCGCCTACGTGGCTCGATTCCGCCCCGCCAGCTGA